In a genomic window of Pontibacter liquoris:
- a CDS encoding DegT/DnrJ/EryC1/StrS family aminotransferase, whose amino-acid sequence MQDKIWLSSPHMGENEFSYVKQAFDTNWIAPLGPNVDGFEQDLATFLGHNTHVAALSSGTAALHLALIILGVQARDEVICQSMTFSASANPIAYQGATPVFVDSEPHTWNMSPEFLEEAIQDRISKGKKPKAIIVVHLYGMPAEMDRIMAIADRYAIPVIEDAAEALGSTYKGQPLGTFGAMSILSFNGNKIITTSGGGALVSANEEWIRKARFLATQARDNAPHYQHSHIGYNYRMSNICAGIGRGQMDVLPLRVQQRRDNYEFYLKAFAGVAAVQVLQEPTIDFYSNRWLSTILVDDAQEPGVSREDIRLALEKVNIESRPLWKPMHLQPVFAHAPYYGDGTSEKLFDKGLCLPSGSNLTATDLERVVDHINACFRSIPA is encoded by the coding sequence ATGCAAGATAAGATCTGGCTCTCTTCCCCGCACATGGGCGAAAACGAATTTAGCTATGTAAAACAAGCATTTGATACTAACTGGATCGCACCGCTGGGCCCGAATGTAGATGGTTTTGAACAAGACCTGGCTACCTTCCTGGGGCACAATACGCATGTGGCAGCCCTTAGCTCCGGTACGGCCGCACTGCACCTGGCCCTGATTATCCTGGGCGTACAGGCCAGGGACGAAGTGATCTGCCAGTCGATGACCTTTTCGGCTTCTGCCAACCCTATTGCGTACCAGGGCGCCACACCGGTATTTGTCGACAGCGAGCCTCATACCTGGAACATGTCCCCCGAATTTCTGGAGGAAGCCATTCAGGACCGGATCAGTAAAGGCAAAAAGCCAAAAGCTATTATTGTGGTACACCTTTACGGCATGCCTGCCGAAATGGACCGTATCATGGCCATTGCCGACCGTTATGCCATTCCGGTAATAGAGGATGCTGCGGAAGCACTGGGCTCTACATATAAGGGGCAGCCGCTGGGCACTTTTGGGGCCATGAGTATCTTATCCTTTAACGGCAACAAGATCATCACGACTTCGGGTGGCGGAGCGTTGGTTTCGGCAAACGAGGAATGGATCAGGAAAGCGCGTTTCCTGGCAACACAGGCCCGGGACAATGCCCCGCATTATCAGCACTCGCATATTGGCTATAATTATCGCATGAGTAATATCTGCGCCGGCATTGGCCGTGGCCAGATGGACGTACTGCCGCTGCGAGTGCAGCAGCGCCGTGATAATTACGAGTTTTATTTAAAGGCATTTGCCGGGGTGGCAGCGGTGCAGGTACTACAGGAGCCCACTATCGATTTCTACTCTAACAGATGGCTCAGCACCATCCTGGTAGACGACGCGCAGGAGCCAGGTGTCAGCCGGGAAGATATCCGGCTTGCCCTGGAAAAAGTTAATATCGAATCGCGGCCCTTGTGGAAGCCTATGCACTTGCAACCGGTATTCGCGCATGCGCCCTACTATGGAGATGGCACCAGCGAAAAGCTTTTTGACAAAGGCCTTTGCCTGCCATCAGGATCTAACTTAACAGCTACTGATTTGGAGCGGGTAGTGGATCATATAAACGCCTGCTTCCGTTCCATACCAGCTTAA
- a CDS encoding acetyltransferase, with protein MKKIAIFGAGGFGKEVMMLIEQINASKLQWQILGFYDDGVEKGTIINEYEVLGNLADLNAVTGDISVAVAIGDSQIRFDIISRLSNPQLSYPVLMHPNVLTGKYVTIEEGAIITANNILTVNIEVGKFVILNLTCTVGHDAILEDFTSFMPSVNISGGVVVREGVYVGTGAQILNNIEIGAWTKVGAGAVVKESLPAHCTAVGVPAINVKYHE; from the coding sequence ATGAAAAAAATAGCTATATTCGGAGCTGGGGGTTTTGGAAAAGAGGTTATGATGCTGATAGAGCAAATAAATGCTTCTAAGCTACAATGGCAAATACTTGGCTTCTATGATGATGGGGTTGAAAAAGGGACAATTATAAATGAATATGAAGTTTTAGGTAATTTAGCCGACTTAAATGCAGTAACAGGTGATATTTCTGTTGCAGTAGCTATCGGTGACTCACAAATAAGATTTGATATTATATCACGCCTTTCAAATCCTCAACTAAGCTACCCTGTTCTAATGCACCCAAATGTGTTAACAGGTAAATATGTAACTATAGAAGAAGGTGCAATCATTACTGCTAATAATATACTGACAGTAAATATAGAAGTAGGTAAATTTGTAATTCTGAACCTTACCTGTACGGTTGGTCATGATGCAATCCTTGAAGATTTTACCTCATTTATGCCTTCTGTGAATATTTCAGGAGGCGTCGTTGTTAGAGAGGGGGTATATGTTGGTACAGGTGCTCAAATTTTGAATAATATAGAGATTGGAGCTTGGACAAAAGTTGGAGCTGGCGCTGTTGTTAAGGAATCGTTACCAGCTCACTGCACTGCTGTTGGTGTACCTGCAATAAATGTTAAATATCACGAATAA
- a CDS encoding NeuD/PglB/VioB family sugar acetyltransferase → MKTPLLIIGAGNVGGFLAYNLEEFDQEFEVLGFLDDDLSKIGKILYGYKVLGPVANIKDYANKEVTVAIGIASPKVKKQIANSLADYNLKFPSFISKHAWLSKHVSVGKGVILYPGVAINYETALGDFVIMNMNCAIGHNCTIGNYSSLAPGVNLAGFTFIEEAVDIGIGASTRQNVRIGNNSIVGGQAMIVKSILPDSIVIGVPGKVANG, encoded by the coding sequence ATGAAAACACCCTTATTAATAATAGGCGCCGGAAATGTTGGCGGGTTTTTAGCCTACAATTTAGAGGAATTTGATCAAGAATTTGAGGTATTGGGTTTTTTAGATGATGATCTCAGTAAAATAGGCAAGATTCTCTATGGATATAAGGTGTTAGGACCTGTAGCGAATATAAAAGATTATGCAAATAAGGAGGTAACTGTTGCTATCGGTATAGCCAGTCCAAAAGTAAAAAAACAGATAGCTAATTCACTTGCAGACTATAACCTTAAATTTCCATCTTTTATTTCAAAACACGCTTGGCTTTCAAAACATGTATCTGTTGGCAAAGGTGTGATACTTTATCCGGGGGTTGCAATAAATTACGAAACGGCTTTGGGTGATTTTGTTATTATGAATATGAATTGCGCTATCGGGCATAATTGTACTATTGGAAATTATTCTTCTCTGGCTCCTGGTGTGAACCTTGCAGGATTTACTTTTATAGAGGAGGCTGTAGACATAGGTATAGGGGCATCTACACGTCAGAATGTAAGAATAGGGAATAATTCTATAGTTGGTGGCCAGGCTATGATTGTAAAAAGCATACTCCCTGACTCAATAGTGATTGGTGTACCAGGTAAGGTAGCTAATGGCTAG
- a CDS encoding sugar-transfer associated ATP-grasp domain-containing protein, which produces MLHKRLLYLGYYLRELDWAKLRSFLEYASVQEKKSKSALVADMLTSSLKYNISLLEYFQFRFYKLTNAERSTYAGTGFMYEYHLSMNPKSSRNVLEDKLQFLKHYKQFVKHKFASVHDIENNPDLAVSLLSNSSGKLVLKSSSGQCGDGIEVRISKDFDAVSLISRLKSTGNDLVEEFVVQHDALNGLSPSGLNTIRVFTQLTKDNKVEILGARLRMTVNSSVDNLAAGNIAAPINLETGIIDGAAIYSDITKREETVHPVTQVKIVGFQIPFWNETIKMVEQAALKNTENRSIGWDVAITNNGPELIEGNHNWCKLLWQLPVKKGLKAELLKYL; this is translated from the coding sequence ATGTTACATAAACGACTGCTGTATCTGGGATATTATTTAAGAGAGCTTGACTGGGCTAAGCTCAGAAGTTTTCTTGAATATGCCTCTGTTCAGGAAAAGAAGAGCAAATCAGCCCTTGTTGCAGACATGCTTACCTCTAGTTTGAAGTATAATATTTCCTTACTAGAGTATTTTCAGTTTCGCTTTTACAAGCTTACCAACGCGGAGAGAAGTACCTATGCAGGTACTGGATTTATGTATGAGTATCATTTAAGTATGAATCCCAAATCTTCGCGAAATGTACTTGAAGACAAACTGCAGTTCCTTAAGCATTATAAGCAGTTTGTTAAACATAAGTTTGCTTCAGTTCATGATATCGAGAATAACCCCGACCTGGCTGTTTCACTATTATCAAACAGTTCTGGAAAGCTTGTGTTAAAAAGCTCATCCGGCCAATGTGGCGATGGAATTGAAGTGAGAATTAGTAAGGACTTTGATGCTGTGTCTTTAATAAGCAGATTGAAAAGTACAGGGAATGACTTAGTAGAAGAGTTTGTTGTTCAGCATGACGCATTAAATGGTTTATCGCCCTCAGGATTGAACACAATTCGTGTTTTTACGCAACTCACAAAGGATAATAAAGTTGAGATCCTGGGTGCAAGACTTCGCATGACCGTAAACTCATCAGTTGACAATTTAGCAGCAGGCAACATAGCTGCACCTATAAATTTAGAAACAGGTATAATAGATGGGGCTGCCATTTATAGTGACATTACAAAAAGAGAAGAAACTGTTCATCCTGTTACTCAAGTGAAAATAGTTGGGTTCCAAATTCCTTTTTGGAATGAAACAATAAAAATGGTTGAGCAAGCGGCTCTTAAGAATACTGAGAACAGATCGATTGGATGGGATGTAGCTATTACGAATAATGGGCCTGAGCTAATCGAAGGGAATCATAACTGGTGTAAGTTACTTTGGCAGCTGCCGGTAAAGAAAGGGTTAAAAGCAGAACTACTAAAATATTTATGA
- a CDS encoding sugar transferase, translating to MYRSYLKRIIDFIVSSVALLLFLPIIVILTILLWVVNQGKPFFYQSRPGKNEKEFLIIKFKTMTDERDENGDLLPDNQRMTSVGRFVRKTSLDELPQLMNVLKGDMSLVGPRPLLFKYIPLYTQEQKRRHEVRPGITGWAQVNGRNSISWTKKFNYDIEYVDNISFKLDFQILWLTFQKVIKREGVNQSEERPMQPFNGKN from the coding sequence ATGTATAGATCCTATCTAAAGCGAATAATTGACTTTATAGTATCTTCGGTAGCCTTGCTATTATTTCTACCCATTATTGTAATATTAACCATACTTTTATGGGTGGTGAATCAAGGAAAACCTTTCTTTTATCAAAGTAGGCCAGGGAAAAATGAAAAGGAATTCTTAATCATCAAGTTCAAAACAATGACAGATGAAAGGGATGAGAATGGAGATTTGTTGCCAGATAACCAGAGAATGACATCTGTTGGAAGATTTGTTCGCAAAACATCTTTAGATGAACTTCCACAATTAATGAATGTTCTGAAAGGGGATATGAGCTTAGTTGGGCCTCGTCCATTGCTATTTAAATACATTCCGCTTTATACGCAAGAGCAAAAACGTAGGCATGAAGTAAGGCCAGGCATAACGGGTTGGGCGCAAGTAAATGGCAGGAATAGTATTAGTTGGACTAAGAAGTTTAATTACGACATTGAATATGTCGATAATATTTCATTTAAATTAGATTTCCAGATACTGTGGCTGACCTTCCAGAAGGTTATAAAGCGTGAAGGAGTAAATCAAAGTGAAGAAAGGCCAATGCAACCTTTTAACGGAAAGAATTAA
- a CDS encoding glycosyltransferase family 4 protein, with protein sequence MKKVLFTATIDGHIKVFHLPYLRWFKEAGYEVHVAAKGDTQLPYCDEKINIPFDRKPFSKSNIEAFKILKNLIDSNNYELIHCHTPTAGVLTRLASRNARKRGTKVIYTAHGFHFYKGAPKLNWLLYFPLEKLLSDFTDVLVTINGEDYNNAVSNRFGAKQIKLVPGVGVDLSKFSVPNLDEKLKIRKKVGIAPDAFVLVYPAEISRRKNQNMLIEVASKLNGKIPNLQFIFAGRGDWSYHDEEIKKRGLQDVINFIGFTYDIYEYVQASDIGISSSTQEGLPINIVEAMACGKPLVATNVRGNRDLIKNGVNGFIVELNDSVDMANKIYDFWKSKELTEKMGMNSHILSNSYSLDRAIHEMVDIYKKVL encoded by the coding sequence ATGAAGAAAGTATTGTTTACAGCCACAATTGATGGGCATATCAAAGTCTTTCATTTACCATACCTCCGTTGGTTTAAAGAAGCAGGCTATGAAGTTCATGTAGCTGCCAAAGGCGATACGCAATTGCCTTATTGCGATGAAAAAATTAATATTCCTTTCGATCGTAAACCATTTTCTAAAAGTAATATAGAAGCTTTTAAAATACTTAAAAACTTGATTGATAGTAATAACTATGAGCTTATTCATTGTCATACTCCAACTGCTGGCGTTTTAACGAGGCTAGCATCCCGAAATGCTAGAAAAAGAGGCACTAAAGTTATATATACTGCACATGGATTTCACTTTTATAAAGGCGCACCTAAATTAAACTGGTTGCTTTATTTCCCTTTAGAGAAATTATTATCTGACTTTACAGATGTGTTAGTAACTATAAATGGAGAGGACTACAATAATGCAGTTAGCAATAGATTTGGGGCGAAACAAATAAAGTTGGTACCAGGAGTAGGCGTAGACCTTTCTAAATTCTCTGTTCCTAATCTGGACGAAAAACTTAAGATAAGAAAAAAAGTAGGTATTGCACCCGATGCATTTGTTTTGGTTTATCCTGCAGAGATTAGTAGGAGGAAGAATCAGAATATGTTGATTGAAGTTGCAAGCAAGTTAAACGGTAAGATTCCTAATTTGCAATTTATTTTCGCTGGAAGAGGAGACTGGAGTTATCATGATGAAGAGATAAAAAAGAGGGGCTTACAAGATGTTATAAATTTCATTGGGTTTACTTATGATATTTATGAATATGTGCAAGCGTCAGATATAGGAATATCATCCAGTACACAGGAAGGTTTACCTATTAACATAGTAGAAGCAATGGCTTGTGGTAAGCCATTAGTAGCAACAAATGTAAGGGGTAATAGGGACTTAATTAAAAATGGTGTCAATGGATTTATTGTAGAATTAAATGATAGTGTTGATATGGCAAATAAAATCTATGACTTCTGGAAAAGTAAAGAATTAACTGAGAAAATGGGAATGAATTCTCATATACTATCAAATTCATATAGCTTAGACCGTGCTATTCATGAAATGGTAGATATTTACAAAAAGGTACTTTAA
- a CDS encoding polysaccharide pyruvyl transferase family protein produces the protein MHPKIFILPSNTDLNRGDQALIWESINLVKDILPDAEFFLFESGNSVEDVHLQTRQTAQLGYQIVPRLLKHPGRATQKNKSKSVQYSPAVYLKWGFQAIIDLFTTSLLLFNFKFLNRLGESFLSDAEKQTLKDFKEADAVFVKGGGFIHAYGKITDLYLIYFSLYYLMLANRYKKKVYVLPNSIGPIKGYLTRAIVRKVFSKCKLVTVRENVSKEFVESQLKIKTYKYPDLGFYLKPSAKDFTAYFAERNIPLGEKKLVGVTLRPYRFPSSTDPVERYRSYISEMVSFLTGLINDQYHIIFFAHTLGPSSHEDDRIALREVIKAMPASAEENYSYVEDFDLNCEDVTKFYSYLDFMVGTRFHSVIFALNVDVPSIAIAYGGNKSYGIMQDLNLDDYVIPIENVDAEHLKSAFKSVVNSREAYLSKVNAHRIFLRDEREKFLLQISETLK, from the coding sequence ATGCACCCCAAAATATTTATACTTCCCAGCAATACAGATTTAAATAGAGGAGATCAGGCTTTAATATGGGAATCAATCAATTTAGTTAAAGATATACTACCTGATGCAGAATTTTTCCTTTTTGAAAGTGGGAATTCAGTTGAGGATGTTCATTTGCAAACAAGACAAACTGCGCAGTTAGGGTATCAAATTGTTCCCCGCCTCTTAAAACATCCTGGAAGAGCTACTCAGAAAAACAAAAGCAAATCTGTACAGTATTCGCCTGCTGTTTATTTGAAGTGGGGCTTTCAAGCAATAATCGATTTATTCACCACATCATTACTCCTATTCAACTTTAAATTTCTAAACAGGCTAGGAGAATCTTTCCTTTCAGATGCGGAAAAGCAAACATTAAAGGATTTTAAGGAAGCAGATGCTGTATTTGTAAAAGGTGGAGGGTTTATTCATGCTTACGGGAAAATAACCGACTTATACCTTATTTATTTCTCTTTATATTACTTAATGTTAGCCAACAGGTATAAAAAGAAAGTTTATGTTTTACCAAACTCCATTGGTCCTATTAAGGGTTATCTAACTAGAGCTATAGTTAGGAAAGTATTCTCTAAATGTAAATTAGTGACCGTAAGAGAAAATGTTTCTAAAGAATTTGTTGAAAGCCAGCTCAAAATTAAAACATATAAGTACCCTGATCTTGGATTTTATCTGAAACCTTCAGCGAAAGATTTTACAGCTTATTTTGCTGAACGAAACATCCCTCTCGGTGAAAAAAAATTGGTTGGGGTAACACTCCGACCTTACCGTTTCCCTTCTTCAACCGATCCTGTTGAACGCTACAGATCCTATATAAGTGAGATGGTAAGCTTTTTAACTGGTCTTATTAATGACCAGTACCATATAATCTTCTTTGCTCATACTTTAGGGCCAAGTAGTCATGAAGATGACCGGATAGCCTTAAGAGAAGTGATAAAAGCTATGCCCGCTTCTGCGGAAGAGAATTATAGTTATGTTGAAGACTTTGATCTAAACTGCGAAGATGTAACCAAATTTTATTCTTATTTGGATTTCATGGTTGGAACTCGTTTTCACTCCGTAATCTTTGCACTGAATGTTGACGTGCCCTCTATCGCCATTGCTTATGGAGGTAATAAAAGTTACGGAATTATGCAGGATCTTAATCTAGACGATTATGTTATTCCGATTGAAAATGTTGATGCGGAACATTTAAAATCTGCTTTCAAGTCTGTTGTAAATAGTAGAGAAGCCTATTTGAGTAAAGTGAATGCTCATAGGATATTTTTGAGAGATGAGCGAGAAAAGTTTTTACTGCAAATAAGTGAAACTTTAAAGTAA
- a CDS encoding glycosyltransferase has translation MDLLFFSNARLSKVENGDVYGYHSSLSYASLTPYLNEFSKIYVVARVENVKGKEFNEAAKVNGSRIEVLEIPYYIGPKQFLKSRASIKKLIKEYVAIEAAVICRIPGTIGNMAAKELQKINKPYAVEVAADPFDVFAPGGFNHPLRIFFRYRGLVQLRNTVKKSSAALYVTAQALQKRYPISPGTFSISASDVVLPEEAFVERSRQIDLGKSAFTLIALGSLDQMYKSPDVMLEAAKQIRTKGLNVKVVWLGDGRFKDNMILLSEKLGIAEHVNFAGAVKPASLVRDYLDKADIYIQPSRTEGLPRALVEAMARGLPCIGTSIGGIPELLEEPVLIPKNDADALAKKITYMLENPTFANEQAIRNLEIARQYAINILTEKRSLFFKKISGLTTDFYHLS, from the coding sequence ATGGATTTATTGTTTTTTTCGAATGCCAGATTAAGTAAGGTTGAAAACGGAGATGTTTACGGTTATCATTCTTCTTTATCTTACGCTTCACTTACACCTTACTTAAATGAGTTTTCTAAAATATATGTAGTGGCTCGTGTAGAAAATGTAAAGGGAAAAGAGTTTAATGAAGCTGCAAAAGTAAATGGATCTAGAATTGAAGTTTTAGAAATACCATACTACATTGGGCCTAAACAATTTTTGAAAAGTAGAGCTTCTATCAAAAAACTTATAAAAGAGTACGTGGCGATAGAGGCTGCTGTTATATGCCGAATTCCAGGAACGATTGGAAATATGGCTGCTAAAGAACTGCAGAAAATAAATAAACCTTATGCTGTAGAGGTAGCTGCAGATCCATTCGATGTATTTGCTCCTGGGGGCTTCAATCATCCACTCAGAATTTTTTTCAGATATAGAGGATTAGTACAGTTAAGAAATACTGTGAAAAAATCTTCAGCTGCTTTATATGTAACTGCCCAAGCACTTCAAAAGCGATACCCGATATCTCCTGGAACATTCAGCATTTCTGCATCTGATGTTGTTTTACCTGAAGAAGCTTTTGTTGAAAGATCAAGACAGATTGATTTAGGGAAGAGTGCTTTTACATTAATTGCTTTAGGTTCTTTAGACCAAATGTATAAATCACCTGATGTGATGCTAGAGGCAGCTAAGCAAATTAGAACTAAGGGTTTAAATGTAAAAGTAGTATGGTTAGGAGATGGCCGATTTAAAGATAATATGATTTTATTATCTGAAAAGCTTGGAATAGCTGAACATGTGAACTTTGCAGGAGCAGTAAAACCAGCTTCATTAGTAAGAGATTATTTAGATAAAGCCGATATATATATACAGCCTTCAAGAACGGAAGGCCTACCAAGAGCTTTAGTTGAAGCTATGGCAAGAGGACTGCCGTGTATTGGAACATCAATAGGGGGGATTCCTGAGCTTTTAGAAGAACCAGTTTTGATTCCTAAGAATGATGCTGATGCTTTAGCTAAGAAGATAACTTATATGCTAGAGAATCCGACTTTTGCGAATGAACAAGCAATAAGAAATTTAGAAATAGCTAGGCAATATGCGATAAACATATTAACTGAAAAGAGGAGCCTTTTCTTTAAAAAAATAAGTGGTCTTACAACAGACTTTTACCATTTAAGCTAG
- a CDS encoding glycosyltransferase, with protein sequence MKKVCFLLTSLEPGGLENYLLRFLKYSDGKFTPIVICKSGRAGKLLPHYQSLNVNIVTIKTGYLNLLSWYKIFKFLREEGVDTVCDFTGNFAGIYLLISKYAGIKKRIAFYRQSTNHFKENAFTLKYNSFVQKLVYKNATQILANSNVALNYFFPDRSSDDNRFQVIYNGVDQSQFNISIERSVDRLKFGIPVDAFVIGHTGRFDAVKNHISILEVARFLCAKHADIYFVFCGRGTDSKAMVDLVNEMGLLHRVKLLGYREDVNRVLKAFDVFYFPSLTEGQPNSLIEAMISGVPFIASNIEPIRETVPDYLLSQLIEPKDTEAATKKILELYHNRSSLPELKASEWAKRNFDHDTRFKEFLDNL encoded by the coding sequence ATGAAAAAAGTTTGCTTCCTGCTAACTTCTCTTGAGCCAGGGGGGCTTGAAAATTACCTACTTCGTTTTTTAAAGTACTCGGACGGTAAGTTTACGCCCATAGTTATTTGTAAGAGTGGCCGGGCTGGAAAATTGTTACCACATTACCAAAGCCTAAATGTTAATATTGTTACAATCAAAACCGGATACCTAAATCTATTATCCTGGTATAAGATATTTAAATTTTTAAGAGAGGAAGGTGTTGATACTGTTTGTGATTTTACTGGTAACTTTGCAGGTATTTATCTTTTGATAAGTAAATATGCTGGTATTAAAAAAAGAATTGCATTTTATAGACAGTCGACAAATCATTTTAAAGAGAATGCTTTTACGCTCAAGTATAATAGTTTTGTACAAAAATTAGTTTACAAGAATGCGACACAAATATTAGCTAACTCTAATGTGGCATTAAACTACTTTTTTCCTGACCGGAGTTCAGATGATAATCGATTCCAAGTTATTTATAATGGTGTTGATCAAAGCCAGTTTAACATCTCGATTGAGAGATCGGTTGACAGATTAAAGTTTGGAATTCCTGTTGATGCTTTTGTTATAGGCCATACAGGTCGATTCGATGCCGTAAAAAATCACATTTCTATATTAGAAGTAGCTCGGTTTTTATGTGCAAAGCATGCGGATATTTATTTCGTATTCTGTGGAAGAGGAACAGATTCGAAGGCTATGGTAGACTTAGTAAACGAAATGGGGCTATTGCATCGTGTTAAATTATTAGGTTATCGTGAAGATGTGAATAGGGTGCTAAAAGCTTTTGATGTATTCTATTTCCCATCGCTAACAGAAGGGCAACCAAATTCTTTAATTGAAGCAATGATATCAGGCGTGCCATTTATTGCTTCGAACATAGAACCAATAAGGGAAACTGTACCTGACTATTTGCTTTCTCAATTGATAGAGCCAAAAGATACAGAGGCTGCAACAAAGAAGATTTTAGAACTATATCATAATCGATCATCCCTTCCTGAATTAAAGGCGAGTGAATGGGCAAAAAGAAATTTTGACCATGATACACGCTTCAAAGAATTTTTAGATAACCTTTAA
- a CDS encoding EpsG family protein, translating into MIQGDQYLLRNRNKIYIYLIYILSPLLALLVAIKNYRATWAKNVVWLFVAFYGYTMVISNEGIDSSRYRDQFLQIAQSELSFDNFVSQLYNENTTYVDIAQPLISYVVALFTTNYKILFLVYGLIFGFFYSRNIWYIISKAGPKINKETVLFIFVFAFVIGFWQINGFRMWTAAHIFFYGAVRYIFDKKRKGFLIAALSVLVHFSFVLPVFVLILYTFIRNRTNLYFLLFLATFFISEVNFGFLNETLKNIVPDIFSSKLSGYTNEEYVSQLKGSIQNTSWHAKYYIYALKWVIVTFICIMYFRGFTYIKTQANLHALYAFSLLFLAFSNIMSLMPSGGRFVTVANLFATTAIFFFLQSMGKEGFYKKFLKLSVVPLLFYCVVALRLGFDTIGAVTLLGNPIISLIVDSDIAIIDIIK; encoded by the coding sequence ATGATACAGGGTGATCAATATCTGTTACGTAACCGGAATAAAATATATATATATCTGATATATATTTTATCTCCCCTTCTTGCCCTTTTGGTAGCTATTAAAAATTATAGAGCCACCTGGGCCAAAAATGTTGTGTGGTTATTTGTAGCCTTTTATGGCTATACCATGGTCATTTCAAATGAAGGAATAGATTCGAGCAGGTACAGAGATCAATTTTTACAGATAGCTCAATCAGAGTTGTCTTTTGACAATTTTGTCAGCCAATTATATAATGAAAATACGACTTACGTAGATATAGCCCAACCCTTAATATCCTATGTGGTTGCTCTGTTCACGACAAACTATAAAATTCTTTTTTTAGTATATGGCTTGATATTTGGCTTCTTTTATTCCAGAAATATCTGGTATATAATTTCAAAAGCCGGTCCTAAAATAAATAAAGAAACAGTACTTTTTATTTTTGTTTTTGCCTTCGTTATTGGGTTCTGGCAAATCAATGGATTTAGAATGTGGACTGCGGCACATATCTTTTTTTATGGTGCTGTTCGATATATTTTTGATAAAAAAAGGAAAGGCTTTCTGATCGCAGCATTGTCTGTCTTGGTTCACTTTTCTTTTGTCTTACCTGTTTTTGTATTGATACTTTATACTTTTATTCGGAACAGGACCAATCTCTACTTTCTACTGTTTTTAGCGACTTTCTTTATTTCTGAAGTAAATTTTGGGTTTCTAAATGAGACATTAAAAAATATAGTCCCAGACATTTTTTCAAGTAAATTAAGTGGGTATACAAATGAAGAATATGTCAGCCAACTTAAAGGAAGTATACAAAATACAAGCTGGCACGCCAAATATTATATATATGCTCTTAAATGGGTGATTGTAACTTTCATTTGTATCATGTACTTCAGAGGATTTACTTATATAAAGACACAAGCCAATTTGCATGCCCTATATGCCTTCTCGTTGTTGTTTCTGGCTTTTTCTAATATTATGAGTTTAATGCCTTCTGGAGGGCGTTTTGTTACAGTAGCCAATCTTTTTGCAACTACAGCAATCTTCTTTTTTTTACAAAGTATGGGCAAAGAAGGCTTCTATAAGAAGTTTCTTAAATTATCTGTAGTTCCATTACTTTTTTATTGTGTAGTAGCACTGCGTTTAGGGTTCGATACGATTGGAGCAGTAACTCTGTTAGGAAATCCAATAATATCTTTAATAGTAGATTCAGACATTGCTATAATAGACATTATAAAGTAG